Proteins encoded by one window of Glycine soja cultivar W05 chromosome 15, ASM419377v2, whole genome shotgun sequence:
- the LOC114387396 gene encoding transcription repressor OFP14, translated as MPKKIRDYLFKIKNPRPQVRLPSKNWILSGCKHPRTPSFALYSGRNQSHHNPVLNNNNNNDAATLADVDRFLMENFKSLYLKDEHDHQNHDQEITTPRDLPGSTRFFVKPAGFSGSLVEDAFTSDEAASISTINDVSSSNSYEKEALPDNSIALLTRSTSPYEDFKRSMQEMVNNHESVVDWDFMEELLFCYLNLNEKKSHKFILSAFVDLITVMRRNSETPSNNPQSVRTVRSHRGTRNVTLEFGSSS; from the coding sequence ATGCCCAAGAAAATTCGAGATTAcctcttcaaaataaaaaaccctCGCCCTCAAGTCCGGTTACCCTCTAAGAACTGGATTCTCTCTGGCTGCAAGCATCCTAGGACCCCTTCCTTTGCCTTATACAGTGGTAGAAACCAATCTCATCATAATCCTGTtctcaacaacaataacaataacgaTGCTGCCACCTTAGCAGACGTTGATCGTTTCCTCATGGAGAATTTCAAGTCTCTATACCTCAAAGACGAACATGATCATCAAAACCACGACCAAGAAATTACAACGCCACGTGATCTTCCTGGCTCGACCCGATTCTTTGTGAAGCCTGCAGGGTTCTCTGGGTCCCTAGTGGAGGATGCTTTCACAAGTGACGAAGCAGCATCAATCTCAACAATCAACGATGTTTCATCTTCAAATTCTTATGAGAAGGAGGCTCTTCCGGATAATAGCATCGCTTTATTGACGCGCTCGACCAGCCCCTACGAGGACTTCAAGCGCTCCATGCAAGAAATGGTGAACAACCATGAAAGCGTGGTTGATTGGGATTTCATGGAGGAGCTCTTGTTTTGTTACCTTAACCTCAATGAGAAGAAATCGCACAAGTTCATTCTCAGTGCTTTCGTCGATCTCATCACCGTCATGCGTCGGAACTCGGAGACACCTTCCAACAACCCACAGAGCGTTCGAACCGTTAGGAGTCATCGTGGGACCAGAAATGTTACGTTAGAATTTGGGTCCTCCTCCTAG
- the LOC114388031 gene encoding uncharacterized protein LOC114388031 — protein MNLENCHCVDNTNSSRWSSYVRIFCTPFVCVDNLMTKLKMPSWRTFWRKIKWEKRRLFSSSPAVHVQYDPSSYSQNFDDGYSTDPDNLSRSFSARFAVPSKIFDKSEMVCNGDK, from the coding sequence ATGAACCTTGAAAATTGTCACTGTGTTGATAACACAAACAGCAGCAGATGGTCAAGTTATGTGAGAATTTTCTGCACTCCTTTTGTGTGTGTTGATAATTTGATGACAAAATTGAAGATGCCAAGTTGGAGAACGTTTTGGAGGAAGATCAAGTGGGAAAAGAGGAGGTTATTCAGCTCTTCACCCGCAGTTCATGTCCAATATGATCCTAGCTCCTACTCACAGAACTTCGATGATGGCTATTCCACCGACCCTGATAACCTTTCTCGCTCATTCTCAGCTCGATTTGCAGTCCCCTCCAAGATTTTTGACAAGAGTGAAATGGTGTGCAATGGTGATAAATGA
- the LOC114387317 gene encoding ras-related protein RABF2b-like isoform X1: protein MARPGNKIIQAKLVLLGDMGTGKTSIALRFVKGHFFPNQEPTIGAAFFTQILSLSEATVKFDIWDTAGQERYHSLAPMYYRGAAAAIVVYDISSVDTFVRAKKWVQELQTHGNQKSVMALVANKSDLEPKREVEAEVGEQFAQENGMFYMETSAKTAENINELFYEIAKRLARALPPKPTGMNLNSDIQDRGRNYFCCSA from the exons ATGGCAAGGCCGGGGAATAAGATCATTCAAGCCAAGCTG GTACTTCTTGGAGACATGGGAACTGGAAAAACCAGCATAGCATTGCGATTTGTAAAAGGCCATTTCTTTCCTAACCAG GAACCAACCATAGGAGCTGCTTTTTTCACCCAAATATTATCATTATCTGAAGCAACTGTAAAGTTCGATATATGGGACACAGCAGGACAGGAACGTTATCATAGTTTGGCTCCTATGTACTACCGTGGTGCAGCAGCAGCAATTGTTGTCTATGACATCTCAAGTGTT GATACATTTGTTCGAGCCAAAAAATGGGTTCAGGAATTGCAAACACATG GAAATCAGAAGTCGGTGATGGCATTAGTGGCAAACAAATCAGATTTGGAGCCAAAGAGAGAGGTTGAAGCTGAG GTAGGAGAGCAATTTGCTCAAGAGAATGGAATGTTCTACATGGAAACATCTGCTAAGACTGCAGAGAACATCAATGAGCTTTTCTATGAAATAG CAAAAAGACTAGCTAGAGCTTTACCACCAAAGCCTACTGGGATGAATTTGAACAGCGATATACAAGATAGAGggagaaattatttttgttgctCAGCCTGA
- the LOC114387317 gene encoding ras-related protein RHN1-like isoform X2, translated as MGTGKTSIALRFVKGHFFPNQEPTIGAAFFTQILSLSEATVKFDIWDTAGQERYHSLAPMYYRGAAAAIVVYDISSVDTFVRAKKWVQELQTHGNQKSVMALVANKSDLEPKREVEAEVGEQFAQENGMFYMETSAKTAENINELFYEIAKRLARALPPKPTGMNLNSDIQDRGRNYFCCSA; from the exons ATGGGAACTGGAAAAACCAGCATAGCATTGCGATTTGTAAAAGGCCATTTCTTTCCTAACCAG GAACCAACCATAGGAGCTGCTTTTTTCACCCAAATATTATCATTATCTGAAGCAACTGTAAAGTTCGATATATGGGACACAGCAGGACAGGAACGTTATCATAGTTTGGCTCCTATGTACTACCGTGGTGCAGCAGCAGCAATTGTTGTCTATGACATCTCAAGTGTT GATACATTTGTTCGAGCCAAAAAATGGGTTCAGGAATTGCAAACACATG GAAATCAGAAGTCGGTGATGGCATTAGTGGCAAACAAATCAGATTTGGAGCCAAAGAGAGAGGTTGAAGCTGAG GTAGGAGAGCAATTTGCTCAAGAGAATGGAATGTTCTACATGGAAACATCTGCTAAGACTGCAGAGAACATCAATGAGCTTTTCTATGAAATAG CAAAAAGACTAGCTAGAGCTTTACCACCAAAGCCTACTGGGATGAATTTGAACAGCGATATACAAGATAGAGggagaaattatttttgttgctCAGCCTGA
- the LOC114386899 gene encoding nitrate regulatory gene2 protein-like has protein sequence MGCNQSKIENEEAVARCKERKRFMKDSVSSRNAFAAAHSAYATCLKNTGAALGDFAHGEVQNPQFHSNDNNTSSSSSYVTAAQPFEIPLPPPPLPDFSPAPPLQRAASMPEIKINNPDSRPRPEPVTTIVEEDDEEDKELENEGSLRMRRSNRVNSNRRVSEEEVQEPRPPMPPPPSKQPDHATHHHHHSMAPDTQSGAWEYFFPSMENIAGTSLNAAEEDAVHKVHDIERKVFEEKPSRVVLEEEDEVVTPVRKVEVPEPVPEPMPQPEPVNVPEEMMETPVSMKMKQTPSSVEGKRIVQRSGNLLQIFADLDDHFLKASEAAHEVSKMLEATRLHYHSNFADNRGHIDHSARVMRVITWNRSFKGIPNLDDGKDDFDSDEHETHATILDKLLAWEKKLYDEVKAGELMKFEYQRKVAALNKLKKRGTNSEALEKAKAVVSHLHTRYIVDMQSLDSTVSEINRLRDEQLYPRLVQLVDGMATMWKTMLEHHVKQSETVTLLRNLDISQSPKTTSEHHYDRTYQLFLVVQQWHSHFENLVNHQKGYIKALNTWLKLNIIPIESSLKEKVSSPPRVRSPPIQGLLYAWNDRLDKLPDELARTAIGNFVAVIETIYHQQQEEIALKRKCEDTRKELSRKTRQFEDWYNKYMQKKIPDEYNPDRAEDANAPDEVVTRQSAVEQVKKRLEDEEEAYARQCLQVRQKTLVSLKNRMPELFRAMSDFSLECSRMYSELRPISQNLGQSLS, from the exons ATGGGTTGCAATCAATCGAAGATCGAGAACGAGGAAGCGGTGGCGCGATGCAAGGAGCGGAAGCGCTTCATGAAGGACTCAGTATCCTCCCGCAACGCCTTCGCCGCCGCCCACTCCGCCTACGCCACCTGCCTGAAGAACACCGGCGCCGCCCTCGGCGACTTCGCCCACGGCGAAGTCCAAAACCCTCAATTTCACTCAAACGACAACAACACCAGCAGCTCCTCCTCCTACGTGACGGCGGCACAGCCCTTCGAAATTCCTCTCCCGCCGCCCCCTCTCCCCGATTTCTCCCCCGCCCCACCTCTCCAGCGGGCCGCCAGCATGCCCGAGATCAAGATCAACAATCCCGACTCCAGGCCCAGGCCCGAGCCCGTCACCACAATCGTCGAAGAGGACGATGAGGAAGACAAGGAGTTAGAAAACGAAGGGTCTTTAAGGATGAGAAGAAGCAACAGAGTTAATAGTAATAGAAGGGTGTCAGAAGAAGAAGTGCAAGAGCCTCGTCCTCCTATGCCTCCTCCTCCTTCCAAACAACCTGATCACGCGACACATCATCACCACCACTCCATGGCGCCGGACACTCAAAGTGGTGCTTGGGAGTACTTCTTCCCTTCCATGGAGAACATTGCCGGGACCAGCCTCAATGCCGCTGAAGAAGATGCTGTCCATAAAGTGCACGATATTGAGAGGAAGGTGTTTGAGGAAAAGCCCAGCAGGGTTGTCCTTGAGGAGGAGGATGAGGTTGTCACACCTGTCAGGAAGGTTGAGGTTCCTGAGCCTGTACCTGAGCCCATGCCCCAGCCCGAGCCTGTGAATGTGCCGGAGGAAATGATGGAGACGCCGGTGTCGATGAAGATGAAGCAGACGCCCAGTTCTGTGGAGGGGAAGAGGATTGTGCAACGTTCTGGGAATCTGCTGCAGATATTTGCTGACCTCGATGATCATTTTCTCAAGGCTTCTGAGGCTGCTCATGAGGTTTCAAAGATGCTTGAGGCCACACGATTGCACTATCACTCCAATTTTGCGGATAATAGAG GGCACATCGATCACTCTGCACGGGTCATGCGAGTTATTACATGGAACCGATCCTTTAAGGGAATACCTAATTTAGATGATGGGAAGGATGATTTTGACTCGGATGAGCATGAGACGCATGCCACCATCTTGGACAAGTTGTTAGCGTGGGAGAAGAAACTCTACGATGAAGTTAAG gcTGGTGAACTAATGAAATTTGAGTACCAAAGAAAAGTTGCCGCACTTAATAAGCTGAAGAAAAGAGGCACCAACTCTGAAGCATTGGAGAAAGCAAAAGCAGTTGTCAGTCATTTGCATACAAGATACATTGTAGATATGCAATCCTTGGATTCAACAGTCTCCGAGATTAACCGATTACGTGATGAACAGTTGTATCCAAGACTTGTTCAGCTTGTTGATGG GATGGCCACTATGTGGAAAACCATGCTAGAGCACCATGTGAAGCAATCAGAGACTGTGACATTGCTGAGAAATTTAGACATTTCCCAGTCTCCTAAGACAACTAGCGAACACCATTATGACCGAACATACCAGCTATTTCTTGTTGTGCAACAATGGCATTCACACTTTGAGAATCTTGTCAACCATCAAAAGGGATACATAAAGGCACTAAACACTTggttaaaattaaacattatccCTATTGAAAGCAGTTTGAAGGAAAAGGTTTCTTCGCCTCCAAGAGTTAGAAGCCCACCCATACAAGGCCTTCTCTATGCATGGAATGACCGTCTTGATAAGCTTCCTGATGAGCTTGCTAGGACAGCTATAGGAAACTTTGTTGCTGTGATAGAGACTATTTACCATCAGCAACAAGAAGAAATAGCTTTGAAGAGGAAATGTGAGGATACACGAAAGGAGCTATCCCGCAAAACCAGACAATTTGAAGATTGGTATAACAAGtatatgcaaaagaaaatacCAGATGAATACAATCCAGATAGGGCAGAAGACGCTAATGCTCCTGATGAAGTTGTTACGAGGCAGTCTGCAGTTGAACAAGTGAAGAAGAGATTGGAAGATGAGGAAGAAGCCTATGCAAGGCAATGCCTCCAAGTGAGGCAAAAAACTCTGGTAAGTCTCAAAAATCGTATGCCAGAGCTCTTTAGGGCTATGTCGGATTTTTCTCTTGAATGTTCCAGAATGTACAGTGAATTAAGGCCAATATCACAGAACCTAGGCCAGAGCTTATCATGA
- the LOC114386901 gene encoding methyltransferase-like protein 22 isoform X2 — MESEEVMSEVHLGCPAGFSGPYISLFSFSTNLQFDQDGDLLLPRRRTAMFEANAQHSFSVRIQHNITSSIPNVWRAELLLSDFILHKASSSSQLHQVIALELGAGTGLVGLLLARVANAVFLTDHGTEILDNCAKNVQLNFGLLNYQAKIYVRELDWFGCWPPKAKTGEAPSTQKYSWTSREIEDAENASLLVAADVIYSDELTDAFFSTLERLMSRGSTKVLYMALEKRYNFSLSDLDVVANGYSHFRSYLRDEDEIESLESVSMPNFVGKQMDISQIPQYVGEYDRGRDVEIWQIKYLGSKS; from the exons ATGGAATCAGAAGAAGTGATGAGCGAGGTGCACCTGGGTTGCCCAGCCGGTTTCTCCGGACCCTAtatttcccttttctctttctctacgAATCTCCAATTCGACCAAGATGGCGACCTTCTTCTCCCTCGACGACGCACCGCTATGTTCGAAGCAAACGCACAACATTCATTTAGTGTCAGAATCCAGCATAACATCACTTCGTCAATTCCAAAT GTTTGGAGAGCTGAACTATTATTATCTGATTTTATATTGCATAAAGCATCTTCTTCCTCTCAACTTCATCAAGTTATTGCATTAGAACTTGGCGCTGGAACTG GCTTGGTGGGTTTATTACTTGCACGTGTTGCAAATGCAGTGTTCCTAACAG ACCATGGGACTGAAATACTTGACAACTGTGCAAAGAACGTTCAGCTTAATTTTGGATTATTGAATTATCAAGCCAAAATTTATGTACGTGAACTTGATTGGTTCGGTTGCTGGCCTCCTAAAGCAAAAACAGGAGAGGCTCCTTCCACACAAAa GTATTCTTGGACTTCCAGAGAAATTGAAGATGCAGAAAATGCTTCTTTGCTGGTGGCTGCTGATGTTATTTATAGTGATGAGCTGACTGATGCATTTTTCAGTACCTTAGAGAGATTAATGTCAAGGGGTTCCACAAAG GTGTTATACATGGCACTGGAAAAGCGCTACAACTTTTCTCTTTCTGACCTTGATGTTGTTGCAAATGGATATTCACATTTTCGAAGCTATCTCAGGGATGAGGATG AAATTGAAAGCCTCGAGTCTGTAAGCATGCCTAATTTTGTGGGGAAGCAGATGGACATCTCTCAAATTCCACAGTATGTTGGAGAATATGATAGAGGACGCGACGTTGAGATTTGGCAGATCAAGTACTTAGGATCAAAATCATGA
- the LOC114386901 gene encoding methyltransferase-like protein 22 isoform X1, translated as MESEEVMSEVHLGCPAGFSGPYISLFSFSTNLQFDQDGDLLLPRRRTAMFEANAQHSFSVRIQHNITSSIPNVGLQVWRAELLLSDFILHKASSSSQLHQVIALELGAGTGLVGLLLARVANAVFLTDHGTEILDNCAKNVQLNFGLLNYQAKIYVRELDWFGCWPPKAKTGEAPSTQKYSWTSREIEDAENASLLVAADVIYSDELTDAFFSTLERLMSRGSTKVLYMALEKRYNFSLSDLDVVANGYSHFRSYLRDEDEIESLESVSMPNFVGKQMDISQIPQYVGEYDRGRDVEIWQIKYLGSKS; from the exons ATGGAATCAGAAGAAGTGATGAGCGAGGTGCACCTGGGTTGCCCAGCCGGTTTCTCCGGACCCTAtatttcccttttctctttctctacgAATCTCCAATTCGACCAAGATGGCGACCTTCTTCTCCCTCGACGACGCACCGCTATGTTCGAAGCAAACGCACAACATTCATTTAGTGTCAGAATCCAGCATAACATCACTTCGTCAATTCCAAATGTTGGTCTCCAG GTTTGGAGAGCTGAACTATTATTATCTGATTTTATATTGCATAAAGCATCTTCTTCCTCTCAACTTCATCAAGTTATTGCATTAGAACTTGGCGCTGGAACTG GCTTGGTGGGTTTATTACTTGCACGTGTTGCAAATGCAGTGTTCCTAACAG ACCATGGGACTGAAATACTTGACAACTGTGCAAAGAACGTTCAGCTTAATTTTGGATTATTGAATTATCAAGCCAAAATTTATGTACGTGAACTTGATTGGTTCGGTTGCTGGCCTCCTAAAGCAAAAACAGGAGAGGCTCCTTCCACACAAAa GTATTCTTGGACTTCCAGAGAAATTGAAGATGCAGAAAATGCTTCTTTGCTGGTGGCTGCTGATGTTATTTATAGTGATGAGCTGACTGATGCATTTTTCAGTACCTTAGAGAGATTAATGTCAAGGGGTTCCACAAAG GTGTTATACATGGCACTGGAAAAGCGCTACAACTTTTCTCTTTCTGACCTTGATGTTGTTGCAAATGGATATTCACATTTTCGAAGCTATCTCAGGGATGAGGATG AAATTGAAAGCCTCGAGTCTGTAAGCATGCCTAATTTTGTGGGGAAGCAGATGGACATCTCTCAAATTCCACAGTATGTTGGAGAATATGATAGAGGACGCGACGTTGAGATTTGGCAGATCAAGTACTTAGGATCAAAATCATGA
- the LOC114386901 gene encoding methyltransferase-like protein 22 isoform X3, producing the protein MESEEVMSEVHLGCPAGFSGPYISLFSFSTNLQFDQDGDLLLPRRRTAMFEANAQHSFSVRIQHNITSSIPNVGLQVWRAELLLSDFILHKASSSSQLHQVIALELGAGTDHGTEILDNCAKNVQLNFGLLNYQAKIYVRELDWFGCWPPKAKTGEAPSTQKYSWTSREIEDAENASLLVAADVIYSDELTDAFFSTLERLMSRGSTKVLYMALEKRYNFSLSDLDVVANGYSHFRSYLRDEDEIESLESVSMPNFVGKQMDISQIPQYVGEYDRGRDVEIWQIKYLGSKS; encoded by the exons ATGGAATCAGAAGAAGTGATGAGCGAGGTGCACCTGGGTTGCCCAGCCGGTTTCTCCGGACCCTAtatttcccttttctctttctctacgAATCTCCAATTCGACCAAGATGGCGACCTTCTTCTCCCTCGACGACGCACCGCTATGTTCGAAGCAAACGCACAACATTCATTTAGTGTCAGAATCCAGCATAACATCACTTCGTCAATTCCAAATGTTGGTCTCCAG GTTTGGAGAGCTGAACTATTATTATCTGATTTTATATTGCATAAAGCATCTTCTTCCTCTCAACTTCATCAAGTTATTGCATTAGAACTTGGCGCTGGAACTG ACCATGGGACTGAAATACTTGACAACTGTGCAAAGAACGTTCAGCTTAATTTTGGATTATTGAATTATCAAGCCAAAATTTATGTACGTGAACTTGATTGGTTCGGTTGCTGGCCTCCTAAAGCAAAAACAGGAGAGGCTCCTTCCACACAAAa GTATTCTTGGACTTCCAGAGAAATTGAAGATGCAGAAAATGCTTCTTTGCTGGTGGCTGCTGATGTTATTTATAGTGATGAGCTGACTGATGCATTTTTCAGTACCTTAGAGAGATTAATGTCAAGGGGTTCCACAAAG GTGTTATACATGGCACTGGAAAAGCGCTACAACTTTTCTCTTTCTGACCTTGATGTTGTTGCAAATGGATATTCACATTTTCGAAGCTATCTCAGGGATGAGGATG AAATTGAAAGCCTCGAGTCTGTAAGCATGCCTAATTTTGTGGGGAAGCAGATGGACATCTCTCAAATTCCACAGTATGTTGGAGAATATGATAGAGGACGCGACGTTGAGATTTGGCAGATCAAGTACTTAGGATCAAAATCATGA